One window from the genome of Natrialba magadii ATCC 43099 encodes:
- a CDS encoding AEC family transporter, translating to MEVLGRLLALLVVLLLGAGLRMSGVLDERRTGRLNAAAYYVALPALIFVSTYNQAVGSLLSLELAVGVTVVLFSTAGLAWLVHRHRSSPARRSVAIVQSYHSNLGYLGLPLVAATFGDDVTGIASVILGFVTLMQLPLTIVLLSTINGASADIGAELRGLATNPVLLSLLVGLGVGSLGVTVPSGAATGLDVLGALALPLALLCVGASLQLETPAIDFGATGTVVALKICCMPVLAWVVFSALAVDAATLTATVVMLGTPTAVSTFVFANSLGGDEEFASLNVFVTTLASVATLFVLITLVG from the coding sequence ATGGAGGTCCTCGGTCGGCTGCTGGCGCTGCTCGTCGTGTTGCTCCTCGGAGCGGGGCTCCGGATGAGTGGCGTTCTCGACGAGCGCCGAACCGGCCGACTCAACGCCGCTGCCTACTACGTTGCTCTCCCCGCACTCATCTTCGTCTCGACGTACAATCAGGCGGTTGGCTCGCTCCTTTCGCTCGAACTCGCTGTCGGCGTGACTGTCGTCCTGTTCTCGACGGCGGGGCTCGCCTGGCTTGTCCACCGCCACCGGTCGTCGCCAGCACGTCGGAGTGTCGCTATCGTCCAGTCGTACCACTCGAATCTCGGCTATCTCGGCCTGCCGCTCGTCGCGGCGACCTTTGGAGACGACGTAACGGGGATCGCAAGCGTCATTCTCGGCTTCGTCACACTGATGCAACTCCCGCTTACGATCGTCCTTCTCTCGACGATCAACGGCGCCAGTGCCGACATCGGTGCTGAACTGCGCGGCCTCGCGACGAACCCTGTTCTACTCTCGCTGCTCGTTGGCCTTGGCGTTGGGTCACTTGGCGTCACGGTACCGTCGGGGGCGGCAACCGGACTCGATGTGCTCGGCGCGCTGGCACTCCCGCTCGCATTGCTCTGTGTCGGTGCGTCGCTCCAACTCGAGACGCCCGCTATCGATTTTGGTGCAACCGGAACCGTCGTCGCACTCAAAATCTGCTGTATGCCGGTACTCGCCTGGGTCGTCTTCTCCGCGCTCGCCGTCGACGCCGCGACGCTCACCGCGACGGTCGTGATGCTCGGCACTCCCACTGCCGTCTCGACGTTCGTCTTCGCGAACTCACTCGGTGGCGACGAGGAGTTTGCCTCGCTGAACGTGTTCGTCACGACGCTCGCCTCAGTCGCCACGCTGTTCGTGTTGATTACGCTGGTCGGCTGA
- a CDS encoding CAP domain-containing protein — protein MDRWDESTSESEWSTDAADSNGGSESGDGAKPSHRSPATTASDSIEGETTSSTAGSILGTLTRLFVIALLVTALLTGGALLAPVVIDDLDSIDDFDSIGDFDSIGDRPSPSSEPPPAGERNPAVTDPGDPGQSSYETDVETITSDDVEDFVHAEVNERRADHDIDPLEWDGTVASVSRAHSVDMAERDYFAHTNPDGDGPYDRFSEVDDYCRAYGENIAMTWVDRPVESSGQDEVVEYQTAEGLATGLVNQWMNSTEHREAILEEHSDFGWDRGGVGVYIAEDGAVYASHNFCLEW, from the coding sequence ATGGATCGATGGGACGAGTCGACGAGTGAGTCGGAGTGGTCCACGGACGCAGCCGACTCGAACGGTGGAAGCGAGAGCGGCGACGGTGCCAAACCGTCTCATCGCTCGCCTGCGACCACCGCGAGCGACTCCATCGAGGGCGAGACGACCAGTTCGACTGCCGGGTCCATCCTCGGAACACTCACTCGCCTCTTTGTCATCGCACTCCTCGTGACCGCGCTCCTCACCGGTGGGGCACTCCTCGCACCCGTCGTCATCGATGACCTCGATTCCATCGACGACTTCGACTCTATCGGGGACTTTGACTCCATCGGGGACCGCCCCTCGCCCAGTTCGGAACCGCCACCTGCCGGCGAGCGCAACCCCGCCGTCACGGACCCCGGTGATCCCGGTCAGTCGAGCTACGAAACCGACGTCGAGACCATCACCTCAGACGACGTCGAGGACTTCGTCCACGCCGAAGTCAACGAGCGCCGAGCCGACCACGACATCGACCCACTCGAGTGGGACGGTACAGTTGCCTCGGTGTCACGCGCCCACAGCGTCGACATGGCCGAGCGTGATTACTTCGCGCACACGAACCCCGACGGCGATGGGCCGTACGATCGGTTTTCCGAGGTAGACGACTACTGTCGGGCCTACGGCGAGAACATCGCGATGACGTGGGTCGATCGGCCCGTCGAGTCCAGCGGCCAGGACGAAGTAGTCGAGTACCAGACCGCGGAGGGACTCGCGACTGGGCTGGTCAATCAGTGGATGAACTCGACCGAGCACCGCGAGGCGATCCTCGAGGAGCACAGTGATTTCGGCTGGGACCGTGGCGGTGTGGGCGTCTACATCGCTGAGGATGGCGCGGTGTACGCGTCGCACAATTTCTGTCTGGAGTGGTAA
- a CDS encoding lycopene cyclase domain-containing protein, with protein sequence MVPNIGVLGRYTYLATELFWGAIAAALLYRANALRKAAVTILALYPIAYLWDRYTLAVGVFDIKLRTGIDIAGIPLEEHLFMAVVPGLVIGFHETIFGDGGAVADGQATNTAETDETSAGITG encoded by the coding sequence ATGGTGCCAAACATCGGCGTTCTCGGACGGTACACCTACCTCGCGACCGAACTGTTCTGGGGAGCAATCGCCGCTGCCTTGCTCTACCGGGCCAATGCGCTCCGGAAGGCTGCGGTGACAATCCTCGCACTGTACCCGATTGCCTACCTCTGGGACCGCTACACCCTCGCCGTTGGCGTCTTCGACATCAAACTCCGGACGGGGATCGACATTGCCGGCATCCCACTCGAGGAACACCTGTTCATGGCGGTCGTGCCGGGACTGGTGATCGGGTTCCACGAGACGATTTTCGGTGATGGTGGCGCTGTAGCCGACGGACAGGCAACAAACACGGCGGAGACGGACGAGACGAGCGCAGGTATCACCGGGTGA
- a CDS encoding CBS domain-containing protein, with protein MNIADIASQDYIEVDVGTRMGKVRSTFEDGNPKGIIVTNDGDYEGVISEREVLQSHVEDDAKVAALTKPSRNTPSPKVDRQEDVRETARVLIEGNAKVAPVFENDDLWGVITDDAILEAVLENLDTLTVEDIYTSDPVTLQEDDGIGKAINHLREHGISRIPVLNDNGYLTGVVTTHDIADFVIRKNHTMTTGDRVGDSQRLLDVPIYDIMNSPVVTTTLDATAKEAVERMLDQDYAGLMVTPEDDDRVVIGVITKTDILRALTFTEEERMDVQITNISLLDTITRESIVESIQDVSDKYADMQVFHAHVRFKEHKEKLRGTPLVHCQIRLRTNKGQVAGTGEGYGAENAFRVALDKLERNVLEVKGVTSDEEYRGQLLRKLNEL; from the coding sequence ATGAATATCGCTGATATCGCCAGCCAGGACTACATCGAGGTTGATGTCGGAACGCGGATGGGCAAAGTCCGTTCGACGTTCGAGGACGGCAACCCCAAGGGAATTATCGTTACGAACGACGGGGACTACGAGGGCGTCATCAGCGAGCGGGAGGTCCTCCAATCTCACGTCGAGGACGACGCGAAGGTCGCAGCACTCACGAAACCGAGTCGAAACACGCCTTCCCCGAAGGTCGACCGACAGGAAGACGTGCGAGAAACCGCACGCGTGCTTATCGAGGGCAACGCCAAGGTCGCACCGGTGTTCGAAAACGACGACCTCTGGGGTGTCATCACTGACGACGCGATTCTCGAGGCGGTACTCGAGAACCTGGACACGCTCACCGTCGAGGATATCTACACGTCCGACCCGGTGACGTTACAGGAGGACGACGGCATCGGCAAGGCGATCAACCACCTCCGTGAGCACGGCATCTCACGAATTCCGGTGTTGAACGACAACGGCTACCTCACCGGCGTGGTTACGACCCACGACATCGCGGACTTCGTCATCCGGAAGAATCACACGATGACGACGGGCGACCGGGTTGGCGATTCGCAGCGTCTGCTCGACGTGCCGATCTACGACATCATGAACAGCCCGGTCGTGACGACCACGCTCGACGCCACCGCGAAGGAGGCCGTCGAGCGGATGCTCGACCAGGACTACGCGGGACTGATGGTCACGCCAGAAGACGATGACCGGGTCGTCATCGGCGTCATCACCAAGACGGACATCCTCCGTGCACTCACGTTCACCGAGGAAGAGCGCATGGACGTCCAGATTACGAACATCTCGCTGCTCGACACGATTACTCGAGAAAGCATCGTCGAGAGCATCCAGGATGTCTCGGACAAGTACGCGGATATGCAGGTGTTCCATGCGCACGTCCGCTTCAAGGAGCACAAAGAGAAGCTCCGGGGGACGCCGCTGGTGCACTGTCAGATCCGGCTCCGAACGAACAAAGGCCAGGTCGCCGGCACGGGCGAGGGTTACGGTGCGGAGAACGCCTTCCGCGTTGCACTCGACAAACTCGAGCGCAACGTCCTCGAGGTCAAGGGCGTGACGAGCGACGAGGAGTACCGCGGGCAGCTGCTTCGGAAGCTGAACGAACTGTAA
- a CDS encoding S8 family peptidase, producing MADNTTRRTVLAGTAAGLGLLTVGTVAADEEQVRYVVTGGSPQQLEREGFTVVHEISDANVYLILGPEDADPTSVDGVNSAFEDFTYELDVADEPTEAPTGELEDEQWDKDLINAFDAHDHATGADTRIGIIDTGVHDGHPDLGNVDVDASRTFIDWEESDHTGDVQYHGTHVAGIAAATGSEGVTGVAPDAEIVSLRVFPSEGPLLASVGDTLLALDHAAEQGLDVVNMSIGSAPQPPEENQEGYRIARQQVVRSVTQRGTSVVVSAGNDSQNLQQGGWISLWGSIPRASSISATTEADELADFSNYGANEISVGAPGDMILSTFDPDNEALPGTEYASASGTSMSAPQVAGLVGLVRELDPNANVNQVENAIERGATGDGRDDPETGAGRIDALETVDLL from the coding sequence ATGGCAGACAACACCACACGTCGAACGGTACTGGCTGGAACAGCGGCGGGGCTCGGACTACTCACGGTCGGAACGGTAGCGGCGGACGAAGAACAGGTGCGGTACGTCGTCACCGGTGGGAGCCCACAGCAACTCGAGCGCGAGGGGTTCACGGTCGTCCACGAAATCTCGGACGCGAACGTCTATCTCATCCTCGGTCCCGAGGATGCAGATCCGACGAGCGTCGACGGCGTCAACAGCGCTTTCGAGGACTTCACGTACGAACTCGACGTTGCCGACGAGCCAACCGAGGCGCCGACGGGTGAGCTCGAAGACGAACAGTGGGACAAAGACCTGATCAACGCGTTCGACGCGCACGATCACGCGACGGGTGCGGACACTCGTATCGGCATCATCGACACCGGCGTCCACGACGGCCATCCCGATCTGGGGAACGTCGATGTCGACGCCAGTCGGACGTTCATCGACTGGGAGGAGTCGGACCACACGGGCGACGTGCAGTACCACGGCACCCACGTCGCCGGCATCGCTGCAGCGACTGGTTCCGAAGGCGTGACCGGCGTTGCGCCGGATGCAGAGATTGTCTCACTCCGTGTCTTCCCGTCGGAAGGACCCCTCCTCGCCAGCGTTGGAGACACCCTCCTGGCGCTCGATCATGCCGCAGAACAGGGCCTCGATGTCGTGAATATGAGCATCGGCAGTGCGCCACAGCCGCCTGAAGAGAATCAGGAGGGGTATCGCATCGCTCGCCAGCAGGTCGTCCGAAGCGTCACCCAGCGGGGAACGTCCGTCGTCGTGAGCGCTGGCAACGACAGCCAGAACCTCCAGCAGGGCGGCTGGATCAGTCTCTGGGGAAGTATCCCCCGTGCGTCGTCCATCAGCGCGACCACGGAAGCCGACGAACTCGCAGACTTTTCGAACTACGGCGCGAACGAAATCTCGGTCGGTGCGCCTGGTGACATGATCCTCTCGACGTTCGACCCGGACAACGAGGCGCTTCCCGGTACCGAGTACGCGAGCGCATCCGGGACCTCCATGTCCGCCCCACAGGTCGCCGGCCTCGTCGGCCTCGTCCGCGAACTCGATCCGAACGCCAACGTAAATCAGGTCGAAAACGCGATCGAACGCGGTGCGACGGGCGACGGCCGCGACGATCCTGAGACCGGTGCCGGTCGCATCGACGCACTCGAGACGGTCGACCTCCTGTAA
- a CDS encoding ABC transporter ATP-binding protein, whose protein sequence is MAAIELRGVTKRYERRGLLRSNSVTALHDVDLAVEDGEIFGFLGPNGAGKSTAIDIMLDYVQPTSGAVRVLGHDVQTNSVAIRERTGVLPDGYDAVGERTGREHVELAIEAKGTNDDPEDLLERVDMLGPDSYPVEQYSKGMAQRLMLAMALVGNPDLLILDEPSTGLDPNGARTMRRIVREENDRGATVFFSSHILEQVEAVCDRVGILDGGELVTVDSIDRLRETIGGTARVTLECSQVPDGAPDRIAAIDGVASVETNGTKIQVACANRAKAPVIAACHDSATVTNVSTTEPSLEDLFATVTGGGA, encoded by the coding sequence ATGGCCGCCATCGAACTGCGCGGCGTCACGAAACGCTACGAGCGGCGCGGCCTCCTTCGTAGCAACTCCGTGACTGCCCTCCACGACGTCGACCTGGCCGTCGAAGACGGCGAGATATTCGGCTTTCTCGGCCCCAACGGGGCCGGCAAGTCGACCGCGATTGACATCATGCTCGACTACGTCCAGCCGACCAGCGGTGCCGTCCGCGTGCTCGGCCACGACGTCCAGACCAACAGCGTCGCCATCCGGGAACGGACCGGCGTCCTCCCCGACGGCTACGACGCCGTCGGGGAGCGCACCGGCCGCGAACACGTCGAACTCGCCATCGAGGCCAAGGGCACCAACGACGACCCCGAGGACCTCTTGGAACGCGTCGACATGCTCGGCCCCGACAGCTACCCCGTCGAGCAGTACTCGAAGGGGATGGCCCAGCGACTCATGCTCGCGATGGCCCTCGTCGGCAACCCCGACCTGCTCATCCTCGACGAACCCTCGACCGGCCTCGACCCCAACGGCGCACGCACCATGCGCCGCATCGTCCGCGAGGAGAACGACCGCGGCGCGACCGTCTTCTTCTCGAGTCACATCTTAGAACAGGTCGAGGCCGTCTGCGACCGCGTTGGCATCCTCGACGGCGGCGAACTCGTCACCGTCGACAGCATCGACCGCCTGCGCGAAACGATCGGCGGGACTGCACGGGTGACACTCGAGTGCTCGCAGGTTCCGGACGGTGCCCCTGATCGCATTGCTGCGATCGATGGCGTCGCCTCGGTGGAGACGAACGGGACGAAGATTCAGGTGGCCTGTGCGAATCGTGCGAAGGCACCCGTCATCGCGGCGTGTCACGACTCGGCGACGGTGACGAACGTGTCGACGACGGAGCCGTCGCTAGAGGATCTCTTCGCGACGGTGACCGGAGGTGGCGCATGA
- a CDS encoding ABC transporter permease subunit, with product MSQPGFLERLLLFAREDIRDSVRERQAHLLIAIFALVGGGLAYAAGQQVQRWANREGEFVVELMPQLLGPLMFLVPLVALGVVAPAIVEKRSTGALTVLLSLPFSRWVVVLGTLIGRVVVITTSALAAIVIAIPIAALFGVSVDPTQVAAGVFAIVLLTVTFTAISVSISAVSQTSTRASFAAIFAYVLFVFQLWSIIPVYVLSGFQMPETTPGWGEVLSALNPMAAFSNLLAAIPELADIGLHGTAENPAIYEQPAVALLILLAWIVVPIGASYLRFRTTDL from the coding sequence ATGAGTCAGCCGGGATTCCTCGAGCGACTGCTGCTATTCGCCCGCGAGGACATTCGGGATTCGGTTCGCGAGCGCCAGGCGCACCTCCTGATCGCCATTTTCGCGCTCGTCGGTGGCGGACTCGCCTACGCCGCGGGCCAGCAGGTCCAGCGCTGGGCGAATCGGGAAGGGGAGTTCGTCGTCGAACTAATGCCACAACTGCTCGGCCCGCTCATGTTTCTCGTCCCGCTGGTTGCGCTCGGCGTGGTCGCGCCGGCAATCGTCGAGAAGCGCTCGACGGGGGCGCTGACGGTGTTGCTTAGCCTGCCGTTCTCGCGATGGGTGGTCGTTCTGGGAACGCTTATCGGCCGAGTGGTCGTCATCACGACGTCAGCGCTGGCCGCGATCGTGATCGCAATTCCGATCGCCGCGCTGTTCGGCGTCTCGGTCGATCCCACGCAGGTGGCTGCAGGTGTCTTCGCGATTGTCCTCCTCACGGTGACGTTTACCGCAATTTCGGTGTCGATTTCGGCGGTCTCACAAACGTCGACGCGGGCGTCGTTTGCCGCCATTTTCGCGTACGTCCTCTTCGTATTCCAGCTCTGGTCGATCATCCCGGTCTACGTCCTCTCGGGCTTCCAGATGCCCGAGACGACCCCTGGCTGGGGAGAGGTGCTCAGCGCGTTGAATCCGATGGCCGCGTTCAGTAACCTGCTCGCGGCGATTCCGGAACTGGCTGATATCGGACTTCACGGAACCGCGGAGAATCCGGCGATCTACGAACAGCCGGCTGTCGCACTCCTCATCTTGCTCGCGTGGATCGTGGTGCCGATCGGTGCGAGCTACCTGCGATTCCGGACGACCGACCTCTGA
- a CDS encoding DUF418 domain-containing protein, with protein MSERAEDGPTPPSERIVALDALRGVALLGILLVNIWLFAMPEATLSNPTVHGEFTGWNYWAWFGTHVFAQQKFITLFTLLFGAGISLFTQSVRSKSTEHAATVLSARRFGWLVLFGLAHAYLLWYGDILVAYGACAFGVLVLRDLPARTLSAIGIGLIAVPSLLEILAALTADPSTVADTWRPAESVLRAEVETYRSGWIEQFDHRASTSFRRQTTDFVGYTAWRVGGVMLLGMALFKWGVLTNERSARFYARLAAVGAVSGLVVILAGVAYIHAHDWGVEGALLWRQFNYWGSLPLAAAYLALVMWFCQWRPDGLATRSFAAVGRTAFSNYLLQTVLATSIFYGHGLGLFGAVTRVELLAIVVAIWAVQVPLSVLWLRYFRYGPMEWLWRALTYKSKPPLRESRAGSDTAEQSDG; from the coding sequence ATGAGTGAACGCGCCGAGGACGGACCGACACCGCCCTCGGAACGGATTGTCGCCCTCGATGCGCTGCGCGGGGTTGCCTTGCTTGGGATTTTGCTCGTCAACATCTGGCTGTTTGCGATGCCAGAGGCGACGCTGTCGAATCCGACGGTGCACGGCGAGTTCACCGGTTGGAACTACTGGGCCTGGTTCGGCACGCACGTTTTCGCCCAGCAGAAGTTCATCACGCTGTTCACCTTGCTGTTCGGAGCCGGCATCAGCCTGTTCACGCAGAGTGTCCGGTCGAAATCGACGGAGCACGCTGCGACCGTGCTGTCGGCGCGTCGCTTCGGCTGGCTCGTGCTGTTCGGACTCGCCCACGCCTACTTGCTGTGGTACGGCGACATCCTCGTGGCGTACGGCGCGTGCGCGTTCGGTGTCCTCGTCCTCCGAGACCTTCCGGCCCGAACCCTGTCAGCAATCGGAATCGGGCTCATCGCAGTGCCGTCGCTTCTCGAGATACTGGCGGCGCTGACGGCAGACCCAAGCACGGTCGCGGATACGTGGCGGCCGGCCGAGTCAGTTCTCCGCGCTGAAGTCGAGACCTACAGAAGCGGCTGGATTGAGCAGTTCGACCACCGTGCGTCGACGTCGTTCCGCCGCCAAACCACTGACTTTGTCGGCTACACCGCCTGGCGCGTCGGTGGCGTGATGCTCCTCGGGATGGCGCTGTTCAAGTGGGGCGTGCTGACGAACGAGCGGTCCGCACGATTCTACGCCCGGCTGGCAGCCGTCGGCGCGGTCAGTGGCCTTGTCGTGATCCTGGCTGGCGTCGCCTACATCCACGCCCACGACTGGGGCGTCGAGGGCGCGCTCCTCTGGCGGCAGTTCAACTACTGGGGCAGCCTCCCGCTCGCTGCTGCCTACCTCGCACTCGTGATGTGGTTCTGTCAGTGGCGACCCGACGGCCTCGCAACCCGGTCGTTCGCCGCCGTCGGCCGCACCGCGTTCAGTAACTACCTCCTGCAGACGGTGCTCGCCACGTCCATCTTCTACGGCCACGGCCTCGGCCTGTTCGGCGCGGTCACGCGGGTCGAACTGCTCGCCATTGTCGTCGCCATCTGGGCGGTGCAGGTGCCGCTGTCGGTGCTGTGGCTGCGGTACTTCCGGTACGGGCCGATGGAGTGGCTCTGGCGGGCGCTGACGTACAAGTCGAAACCGCCGCTTCGGGAGTCCCGTGCTGGATCGGACACAGCGGAGCAAAGCGACGGGTAG
- a CDS encoding AAA family ATPase: MNDAALPTGCGPVDELLGGGFERGTVTQLYGPPAAGKTNLALSAAVETAVEGGTVVYIDTEGVSVDRFDQLLTARVGNTGAGTDTATDSDTPVARDGGPGPGPGTLESDLDSSDTDPTPDVETVASRIVIEDALDFEEQAEAVRDAEEFAERADLIVLDSATGFYRLERTGEGNDGEALRSVTRQVTHLLSLARKYDLAVVLTNQVFSDPESDRTRALGGNTLEHWTGVVLRLDRFRGGKRRATLEKHRSKPVGESSQFRITDSGVEGGAEPASR, from the coding sequence GTGAACGACGCGGCACTTCCGACCGGTTGTGGACCGGTCGACGAGTTACTCGGTGGGGGATTCGAACGCGGGACCGTGACACAACTGTACGGTCCGCCAGCCGCGGGCAAGACGAATCTCGCGCTCTCAGCCGCCGTCGAAACCGCTGTGGAGGGCGGGACCGTCGTCTACATCGACACCGAGGGCGTCTCCGTCGACCGATTCGATCAGTTGCTCACCGCACGCGTCGGCAACACTGGGGCCGGCACGGACACTGCCACCGACAGTGACACCCCCGTCGCGAGAGACGGCGGGCCCGGGCCCGGGCCCGGGACACTCGAGTCCGACCTAGACTCAAGCGACACCGATCCCACGCCGGACGTCGAAACCGTCGCCTCGCGAATCGTCATCGAGGACGCACTCGACTTCGAAGAGCAAGCAGAGGCCGTCCGCGACGCCGAGGAGTTCGCCGAGCGCGCGGATCTGATCGTCCTCGACAGCGCGACCGGCTTCTACAGACTCGAACGGACTGGTGAGGGCAACGACGGCGAGGCGCTGCGAAGTGTTACCCGGCAGGTGACACACCTGCTCTCGCTCGCGCGCAAGTACGATCTGGCGGTCGTCCTCACGAATCAGGTGTTTTCGGACCCCGAATCGGATCGCACGCGCGCACTCGGTGGCAACACCCTCGAGCACTGGACCGGTGTCGTGCTCCGACTGGATCGGTTCCGGGGTGGCAAGCGACGAGCGACACTCGAGAAGCACCGGTCGAAGCCGGTGGGTGAGAGTTCGCAGTTCCGGATTACGGATTCGGGTGTCGAAGGTGGGGCGGAGCCGGCGTCGCGATAG
- a CDS encoding phosphatase PAP2 family protein, which yields MSRNLGVTELVRNTLPEWTVPIFEVTALFGDEFVVVGVLGLFALAGAYQATSTNDTNQLLPDRTAFVLAVVLGGLALTLVLKTAFGSPRPPESLQAVPRESDGFPSGHTMAATVLWGALAIWSRRSTAQRRTIAAASIIGLVAFSRLALGVHFLVDVLASVVFGLGYLYLAARLTNEQPATMFAGAVGLGTVALLITGGETDGWLAFAGCVGGAGAWWVSTQPRVQDIWTSITQ from the coding sequence ATGAGCCGAAATCTCGGCGTGACCGAACTCGTACGCAACACACTCCCAGAGTGGACCGTCCCCATCTTCGAGGTGACGGCACTGTTTGGCGACGAGTTCGTCGTCGTCGGCGTGCTCGGCCTGTTCGCACTCGCAGGAGCCTATCAGGCCACCAGTACCAATGACACCAACCAACTGCTCCCGGATCGAACCGCGTTCGTCCTGGCGGTCGTCCTTGGTGGCCTCGCGCTCACACTGGTGCTCAAGACAGCGTTTGGCTCCCCCCGCCCACCCGAATCGCTGCAGGCGGTCCCCCGCGAGAGCGACGGGTTTCCGAGCGGACACACGATGGCCGCGACAGTCCTCTGGGGCGCGCTCGCGATCTGGAGCCGCCGATCGACGGCCCAGAGGCGAACAATCGCCGCAGCCAGCATCATCGGACTCGTCGCGTTCTCGCGGCTCGCACTCGGCGTCCACTTCCTCGTCGACGTACTGGCCTCGGTGGTGTTCGGACTCGGCTACCTGTATCTCGCTGCACGGCTCACGAACGAACAGCCAGCGACCATGTTCGCCGGCGCGGTCGGTCTCGGAACGGTCGCGCTCCTCATCACCGGCGGCGAGACGGACGGCTGGCTCGCCTTCGCCGGCTGTGTCGGCGGCGCTGGGGCCTGGTGGGTGAGCACGCAGCCGCGTGTCCAAGACATCTGGACCTCGATTACGCAGTGA
- a CDS encoding ArgE/DapE family deacylase, protein MGSQFKSFTEKLLSFRTESGNEQPAQRWIRNQLDAVGFETYEWTADPELLANHPSFPSDPATIETADRPSVAGVVEFGDPDEGQTIVLNGHVDVVPAEEAQWDTDPFTPTWDGEKLIARGAADMKAGLSACLFAAKELAAQNTDSDELNGRLVVESVVGEEEGGIGAAMAALSNPYPFERDAAIVAEPTELELVTAVEGSVMLRLELEGKSAHAATRWRGESVLPHFERIRTALRELETERSLTVTHPLYERFETPWPISVGTVQAGSWASSVPATLTAEIRVGVAPGETVTEVESAVRDRIDAVVDGDDWLEAHPPSLERFSVQFEPASVSHDEPIVRHLQAGMEQNGLADTAPKGATYGADSRHYQAASIPTVLFGPGSIDNAHFPNESIQWDAVEQSKDVLVDTLAAILGEDTPTNTARTSHEPEGSRSKN, encoded by the coding sequence ATGGGAAGCCAATTCAAATCATTCACCGAGAAACTCCTATCATTCCGTACAGAGTCCGGCAACGAACAACCAGCACAGCGGTGGATTCGTAACCAGTTAGATGCAGTTGGGTTCGAAACCTATGAGTGGACGGCAGATCCGGAGCTGCTTGCGAACCATCCATCGTTTCCATCAGATCCGGCCACAATAGAGACCGCAGACCGGCCATCGGTGGCTGGCGTTGTTGAATTCGGGGATCCTGATGAAGGCCAAACGATCGTTCTCAACGGCCACGTCGATGTCGTCCCTGCTGAGGAAGCACAGTGGGATACTGACCCGTTCACGCCAACGTGGGACGGCGAGAAGCTGATTGCCCGTGGCGCTGCAGACATGAAAGCCGGCCTGAGCGCCTGTCTCTTCGCTGCAAAAGAACTTGCTGCACAAAACACAGACAGCGACGAACTGAATGGGCGTCTTGTCGTCGAGAGCGTCGTCGGCGAAGAGGAGGGCGGAATCGGTGCAGCAATGGCCGCACTATCGAACCCGTATCCGTTTGAGCGAGATGCAGCAATCGTTGCGGAACCAACAGAGCTAGAGTTGGTCACAGCAGTCGAGGGCTCGGTGATGCTCCGGCTGGAACTCGAGGGGAAATCTGCTCACGCGGCGACACGGTGGCGTGGGGAATCAGTACTGCCGCACTTCGAGCGAATTCGAACAGCGCTTCGAGAACTGGAGACGGAGCGCTCTCTCACCGTTACACATCCACTCTACGAGCGGTTTGAGACACCGTGGCCGATCTCAGTTGGAACAGTTCAGGCTGGTTCGTGGGCCTCCTCAGTTCCGGCGACGCTCACCGCTGAGATACGGGTCGGTGTCGCACCCGGGGAAACAGTCACAGAGGTAGAGTCGGCCGTCCGCGACCGGATTGACGCTGTCGTCGACGGAGACGACTGGCTCGAAGCACATCCCCCATCACTCGAACGGTTTTCAGTCCAGTTCGAACCGGCGTCTGTGTCCCACGATGAGCCGATCGTCCGTCACTTGCAAGCGGGAATGGAACAGAACGGCCTCGCAGATACCGCGCCAAAAGGCGCGACGTACGGCGCGGATTCGAGACACTATCAGGCTGCATCGATACCAACCGTTCTCTTTGGGCCGGGGTCGATCGACAATGCACACTTCCCGAACGAGTCCATTCAGTGGGACGCTGTTGAACAGAGCAAAGATGTCCTCGTAGACACGCTTGCAGCTATTCTGGGGGAGGACACACCGACCAACACGGCCCGTACCAGCCACGAACCTGAAGGGTCACGTTCGAAGAATTAA